GACGTATCTCTTCATTGTTTACAAGCGAAAAACAAATACGCCCCACAAATTCACCTCCCAAAACAATTTCAACAGTTACAGCCGCTCCGATTATGTCAACCTCTCCTAGGTAAAATCCTTCAAGCAACGTACGATCATTCAATCTGACAGGGGGAGCTTTTTCTAAAAACATAACCACTCCTCTCTAAGGAGAGATTCTCACCTGCCCATCTATTTGTCAAATCTATAAACGTTTTGGTTTATTTCTAGTTAGAGCCCTGCGAGTCAAATATCTCGCCAAGAGGAGTACCGTTTACAAATATCTCAGCGCTTTCTACAGTAGAAAATTGAAGTACGGTTTGTCTGATCTGTTCTTCAAAACGAGGATCGTCACAAACTCCACCCACACTTACATCGCCTTCTATATACACAGTAGCGACTCCGTCTTTAACTGACGCGCTTTCAACGCCCAAATCGGAATTATCAAGCGCATTATAGTATCCTTCATACTCATCTCCTGTAATTGAAAACAATTCGCCCAAAGCTGCTCTTAGCACTCCGGCTGTAGGCTCTATGTCACGACTAATTGCGACCATCTCGTCACCACAACCAATTCCTTCGCCTTCAACTGCCGCTTCAACGTCAACCAAAAAGATATCTACAGAGTCTGACAAACTCTCATCTTCGTCCTCCGGGTCGTCCGTGTCGTTATCTACCACGCTATCTTCTTGTTCTTCGGAATTGTTAACACCATTTACCGGCGTGTCTGTGTCTTGGCTCAAATTAGCTATAACAAACACTAGAAGCGCGATTGCCACTATTCCTATAATGATTGTAATTATTTTATTCATATTCAAAGCTATGGTTATTATTTCTGCTTACGATTGTAACGCCATCTTTCGATCGTTATCAATAGCGGACTGGCAAAAAAGATAGAAGAATAGGTCCCGGCTATTACACCAACCAAAAGGGTAAGTGCAAAAATTTGTGTGGTTGAGCCGCCAAATACATAAAGGGATAGAAGCGCCAAGCTCGTAGTAAGAGAAGTATTTATCGAACGAGTGATCGTCTGGTCTATTGAATGTCCGATCGTTGTTTCAAAGTCTTCCTCGTTATTCTTCTCTTCATTTCGACGCAAGTTTTCCCTAATGCGATCAAAGACAACGATCGTATCGTTTACCGAGTAACCCAAAATAGTCAAAAGCGCTACCACAAAAAGCGAATCTACTTCGGCGCCAGCCACCACACCAAGTATAGTAAACACACCGGTCGTGACTGTTATGTCATGAATTAAGGTGGCTATTGTAGCACCTCCGTACATCCAAGACGAAATAGGTTTTGAGACATGCCGGAAGGCAAAAGCCACGAACAGAACAATAAGCACAACCACTATACTTATCGCAATTATAGATTTTTGCCGTAATTCAGACCCGATAGTCGGACCAACCGAACTTTCTCTGTCGATAGTAACTCCCTCAATCGATGTAAGAGCGTTCGTAACGCCCGCGTGTATATCCTCGTCCAAGAAAGGCGTGCGAATCACAAATCCACTATCACCGAACTCTTGGACCATCGCTCTGTCTTCAGGCAAATTCTCCGAGACAGCCTCCGTTATCGTCTCCTTTTCTACCTCATTACCCTCCACCGATACTTCTATTATAGAACCACCTGTAAATTCAACGCTAAATCTCAATCCAAAGATCAAAACGGAAAGCAATGAAAGGACTACCAGTGTAAGGCCAATTCCTAGAAAAATTTTTCTGTTGCGTGCTATAAACATATTATTTTGAAAATCCTGAAGCGAACATTTTACGTTTAGACTCGCTGTGCTTTTCTGAAGAAACGGCGTAAAGGAATGTCTTTGTAACTACCAAGAGCTGAGATCATAGAGACCAGAACACCAATACCGAACACAAGAGCAAACCCCTGTACGATCGAGCTTCCAAAGTAGAAGAGCACAACCGCCGAGATCAAAGAAGACAAATTAGCGTCTCGAACTGCCGGCCATGCTCTGTCAAAGCCATCCTGAATCGCACCTAAGCTCCCCTTTCCACTCTGAAGCTCTTCTTTGATGCGTTCAAAAATGATCACGTTGGCATCCACCGCCATACCCACGGAAAGTATGAAAGCGGCAATTCCGGAAGCGGTTAAAGTTACAGGAATGAGTTTGAAAAGCGAAAGCATGACCAATGTATAGAACACAAGAGCAACCGCCGCTACTATCCCGGGTAACCTATACCACACGATCATAAATCCGAGTATCAGAGCAAACCCTATAATACCCGCGGAAACTCCGTCATCCAGAACCTGTTGGCCGAGAATTGGCCCCACGGAATTAGTAGAAACCAACTCAATCGGAACCGGAAGCGCTCCAAAACTCAGATCACGCGCGCAACTTTCTCGCTTCTTCGGGAGTAAACTGCCCGGAGATCACCGCCTCGCCGGTTGGTATCTCCTCTCTTATGACAGGAGTTGAGATAACTTCTCCATCAAGAAATATTGCCAAAACCTCCCCGACGTTATCACGAGTGATCTCAGCGAAAAGATCCCTTCCTTCACTATTAAACCTAATGTTAACTATAGGCTCACCGGTTGTCTGGTCGAACTGAACAGAAGCACTTTTGACGTAGCGTCCTGTGAGTTCGGTCTTCTCGTAAAGATCCTCGGGTGATAATTCAAGCTCGGCTGTGGTTCCGTTTTGGCTTCCTTCAGAGCTCTCGCCTTCAGTTGTCTCTCCCTCGGAGTTACCTTCATTTATATTAAGGCCTTCCAGTTGAGACTGATCAATTTCAAGTTCGCTTTCGTCTTTTCTCAACCGAAATTCCAAAACCGGAGTTTCGCCTATCATAGCGATAGCTTCATTGATATCCGTCACTCCGGGCAAGTTCAACAATGAGCCTGTTCTCACCTCCGGCTAATCCTCCCTTCTCCACTTGTACACGTGGCTCGGAAACACCAAAAAGATTGACACGACGCTCAATAACGTCGCGCAGTGCCGACATAGAGGCCTCTACTTCTTCCGGAGCTACCTCGGATGTATCCGCGTTATATATAAGTTGCGTTCCGCCGGATAGATCAAGTCCGTATTTGAAAGCAAATCCCGAAAAGCGAGAATCTTCTTTTTCAGAAAGCACAACAAAGGCCCCCAGGAGTATTCCGATCAGTACTATCACTACAGATACAATTCTCGCGTTTCTCATCATAGCGGCTACATTATACATTTGTTTTATCGTCTGACAAGGTGTCCTTATTATATCTCCTTAAATATTTTAGAAACTTGTCATGAAAGAGTTCTCTGTACACGTAGGCAAATAGAGCGCCGATTATAAATCCGGCAATTATATCAACAGGCCAGTGGACTCCAGCAACTACCCGCGCTATTGCTATCAAAACAGCGATGGCGAACAAAAAGCCACCCAATTTTTTGTTGTAGTACAAAGCAGCAATTGCGAGCGCTCCATAGGTAGCCGCGTGCCCTGACGGAAACGCGTCCGCCCCACCGTGCTCAAATAGAACCGTTATTTCATCAAAAAACAACGGCGGGCGCTCTGTCAGAAATAGTCTTTTTAAAACTTGCGTATATACAAAGGCCGCGGTTGCCGGAGCGAAAATAGCGATAAAAGGATAGACAAATTTTCTCCCTTCTATGTACAACAAATACAGCAGTACGCCGATCGCAAGCGTTAATCCGGCTCCTTCAGAAAGAAACAGAAAAATAGCGTCAAGGATCTCGCCCTTCCCCGCAAGAGTATTAAGTAATAAGAATAGTTGTATATTTAGCTCACTCATTGCCCTTTATTATTCTCTTCAATAGACTTGGCAACATTTTCAAAAAGCTTGATTACCGTTATCGGACCGACTCCTCCCGGCACAGGTGTAACCAAAGAAGCTTTTTCATAGACCTGCCTATCTACATCCCCTGACACTTCACCGGCAGACTCACTGGTCCCGGCATCTATCAATACAACTCCCTCTTTGACCATATCCTTATCAATGAGACCAGCCTTGCCGACTCCGGTAACGATCAGATCAAACTCTCTGAGGCGATTCAGGTCCGAGTCGACTGTCAAACATCTCAAATGCTGCGCCTTTGTTCTCCAGCAAAAGAGAAGACTGGCTTCCCTACCAAATTTCCATAACCAACAATGGCTATTTTTTTATCTAGAAGGTCTATATTATTGCGCGACAAGATCTCTTCCACCGCTGCTGCTACCGGTGGCACGAACACATTTTCATTTTTCCGGTAAAGCTCGAGCGCGTTCGGAGAAAGACAGTCAATATCTTTTTCCTTTGGCACAATATCCAAAAATGTTTCCCGATTAAAGTACGAAGGCAGAGGCAGCTGCACCACTACCCCGTCAGATCTTCCGACTACGAGAGACTGTAGGATCTTTTCAGCAACTGATTCTATAGTGTTTTCGGGTAATTCATGAATATGAAGATCAACTCCAATTCTCTTTGCCACTCGTCTTTTGATGTTCAAAAAAGACCTGGTGGAAGGATCCTCACCAAAACTAAGAAAATCAATGTGCGGTTCTTTGTCGTACGCGGCGAAAGTTTTCTTTAGTTTACTCTCTATATCTCGCGCGATTTTTCTACCATCTACTATCATATAAGAATATCTGCTATCTTATTGCCTATTTCCCTAAAATCACTCTCGTCCTTTCCTCTGGTAGTTTCCGCCGCGGTTCCTCAGCCGAATTCCGGAAGGCTCTGCGGACTTCTTTCATCAAAAGGTATAGTGTTTTTGTTCGTAACGATTCCTTCCACCTCCAATTTCTCCGCTGCCTCATCACCCGAAACTCCTTTTCCTTCCTGCCAAGTATCAACGAGCAAGAGGTGCGTGTCTGTGCCTCCTGAAACCAAACGCAATCCTCTTTCGCTTAGCGTGTCCGCGAGTGCCTTTGCGTTTTTAGCCACGTCTTCGGCGTAAGTCTTGAATTCAGGCTTTAGTGCTTCAGTAAAGGCTACTGCCATAGCCGCTATCTTATTCATATGAGGCCCGCCTTGGATCCCGGGGAAAACCGCTTTGTCTATTTTCGCGGCATATTCCGGAGAAGAAAATATTATCGCGCCACGCGGACCGCGAAGAGTTTTGTGGGTGGTGGTCATCACGGTATCGGCAACCGAAAAAGGCGATTGATGAACACCACCTACGACCAATCCGGCAATATGTGAAATGTCCGCGTGCAGATAAGCCCCGACAGAATCGGCTATCTCTCGCAACTTCCTAAAATCTACCTCGCGCGGATAAGCGGTAAAACCGGCAACTATCATCTTGGGTTTCGTCTCTACAGCGATCTTTTTTAGCTCGTCATAATCGATCATCTCTGTATCTCGCGATACTCCGAATTTCTCTTGCTTCCAAAGCTTCCCGGTCAAGCTCACCTTATGTCCATGCGAAAGATGCCCTCCGTGCGAAAGATCTAGGGCCAAAATAGTTTCACCCAAAGGAACCAACGCCGAATAAACCGCGAGGTTCGCTTGCGCGCCCGAGAGCGGCTGGACATTCACCGACCACTCATCAGAAGAAAGAGAAAAAACCTCTAACGCTCTCTCCCTCGCCAGGTTTTCTATCTTATCAACTACAGCATTACCTTGGTAGTATCGCTTCCCCGGATAACCTTCCGCGTATTTATTCATAAATACGCTCGAAAGGGCTTCCCGAACCCCACTCGATACGTAATTCTCTGAAGCGATCAAGTTGATCGTATTTTCTTGCCTTTCCTCCTCTTCTTTAATAAGTGAAAAAATCTCGTCCATAAAATTGGTGTGTATAGTGGCGATTGTACCAAAAGCAAAAGTATTTTACTATTAAGGGAAATTAAAATTATGCAAAATAACTTATCAAGCTCAAGAGGGTTTACATTAGCAGAATTATTGGTTGTCATCGCCATTATAAGTGTTCTTTCGGCAATCGTACTCGTAAACGTTGGACCCGCGCGACAAGACGCCCGCGACGCCCAAAGGCAGACGGATATTTCACAGATATCTATTGCGCTGAAACTATACCGCGAACATAACGGAAGTTATCCCAACTACGATGGAGAAATAGACAGCAGCAGTACCGTCTATTCTGCCTTAGAAAACTTTATGGAAGAGGTTCCGACCGATCCCCTAAATGATCCAGAGCATTACTATTATTACAACTCCAATCACCAATGCGACCCGGGACCAAATGGACCGGTGGTGTTTGCTAGATCGCTGGAATCAAAAGACGGCAACTTGAATGAAGTGTGCCCCGACGGCTGGGGTAGCCAAGGAGGAGCTTCTACCTCAACAAATCCTTACATAATTATGCTTCGCTAGTCATTGACTAACCGATTACTCCTCCAAAAGATCGGGCTGACTTATGACTTCTTTTGACTCCCGCCTATATTGGCGCATACTCATCAAGATCCCCAAGCCCAAAAATTCAGTGAGAAGATGAGAACCGCCATAACTCATAAATGGCATAGTCAATCCCGTAACAGGAAGCATTCCGATATTCGTTCCTACGTGGACAGTAAAGTGCGCAATGAACATCGTAGCCAAACCTACGGCAAAAAACGTTTCAAAATTAGTCGCCCCCTCCTTTGCGTTAACAAAAATTCGCCAAATAACAACCCCAAAGAAAAAGAACAGTATCAAAGCACCGATATAACCCCATTCCTCAGTAAATGCCGCGAAAATGAAGTCCGATTCGTATTCGGGTAAAAATTGCAGACGTGACTGAGTACCATAGCCGATTCCCTTACCCGTCAATTCCCCGGAACCGACAGCGATAGCGGATTGGTAAGCGTTATATCCATCACCGGAAATATCAGCATACGGGTGAAGGAAAGATTCAACTCTCTCTTTTTGAAAGTCGTCAAGCACAAAAGTCCATAGCCCTATAAAAGCGACAGCCCCTACCCCAAACAAAATTGCAATATGTTTTTTCGATATCCCGGAGACCAAAACCATACCGAACCAGATAGCGAGAATAATTATTGAAGATCCAAAGTCCGGTTGAAGAAATATCAATATAAAAATGATAAGCGCGTATAAACCGGAAATGAAAATATGACGAAAATCGCGTATTTCAACGTGTCGTCTGGAAAAATATTTTGCTAAAACCAAAATAAGAACCAATTTTGCCGGATCAGACGGCTGAAACGCTAGAAAACCCAAGTCAAACCAACTCGTAGCACCCTTAAATGTAGACCCCAGAATGAAAAGCAATAATAAGAGAGCGACAACTACCCCGTAAAGAAGCATTATAAAGCGTGTCTCTCGCAAAAAACGCATATCAATTGTACTAACCAAGACAAAAACAATAAACGCGACGCCGATCCAGATTATTTGGCGCGTAAAAAATAAACTCGTCGCGTCAAACGAGTACATTGTCACAAGTCCAGCCGCTACTAATGGTATTACACCAAAAAATATCAGCCAGTCGTAGTTATTTTTAGCTATCCTGCGAAACATTGTTATAACGCGGTACCACCTCTATTGTTGAAGGTCCCAGTGTACAAACCGCCGTACCTATCTCTTCGTATATCCCCTCCAGATCTTCAACACTCACTGCCTCAAAATAATAGTTAGGAGCGGTGGCAATAGAAGATAGAAACTCTCGGTTGACATCATTGCCGAGGCCGATGGTATATATTTCTATTCCTTCTTCTTTGGCTATTTGAGATTGATTACGAGCATACTCTTCGCCCCCGGGATCTTGGGGCCAATTCGCGATACCGTCGGTCAAAACTACGATCACGCTGTTTCTCTCACCCACTTTAAAGTCGGGGTCGTTTACTATCTCACTCCTGGCGTCACTTATTCCCGCCCCTATATTGGTATACCCAGTTTCATCTTTCGGCAGTATTGAAATATCTCTGACTCCCTCTGAGACCTGCTCCCTATTTGAGGTCAAACCTACATCAACAGAACTTTCGGTGGCATAGGAAACCACGCCAGATTTATCGTTTTCGCTCAAATTATCCACAAAGGTACTCGCGGCATTCAAAGCGTCAGTTATGGGTTGCTCCGGATTACCTCCGTCATCGTTCATGGAACCGGAACGGTCAATTGAAAGCATAGCTGATACCGGCTGAGAG
The nucleotide sequence above comes from Candidatus Campbellbacteria bacterium. Encoded proteins:
- a CDS encoding phosphatase PAP2 family protein yields the protein MSELNIQLFLLLNTLAGKGEILDAIFLFLSEGAGLTLAIGVLLYLLYIEGRKFVYPFIAIFAPATAAFVYTQVLKRLFLTERPPLFFDEITVLFEHGGADAFPSGHAATYGALAIAALYYNKKLGGFLFAIAVLIAIARVVAGVHWPVDIIAGFIIGALFAYVYRELFHDKFLKYLRRYNKDTLSDDKTNV
- a CDS encoding prepilin-type N-terminal cleavage/methylation domain-containing protein; this translates as MQNNLSSSRGFTLAELLVVIAIISVLSAIVLVNVGPARQDARDAQRQTDISQISIALKLYREHNGSYPNYDGEIDSSSTVYSALENFMEEVPTDPLNDPEHYYYYNSNHQCDPGPNGPVVFARSLESKDGNLNEVCPDGWGSQGGASTSTNPYIIMLR
- a CDS encoding bifunctional 5,10-methylene-tetrahydrofolate dehydrogenase/ 5,10-methylene-tetrahydrofolate cyclohydrolase, which codes for MTVDSDLNRLREFDLIVTGVGKAGLIDKDMVKEGVVLIDAGTSESAGEVSGDVDRQVYEKASLVTPVPGGVGPITVIKLFENVAKSIEENNKGQ
- a CDS encoding SecD/SecF family protein translocase subunit, whose translation is MVSTNSVGPILGQQVLDDGVSAGIIGFALILGFMIVWYRLPGIVAAVALVFYTLVMLSLFKLIPVTLTASGIAAFILSVGMAVDANVIIFERIKEELQSGKGSLGAIQDGFDRAWPAVRDANLSSLISAVVLFYFGSSIVQGFALVFGIGVLVSMISALGSYKDIPLRRFFRKAQRV
- the glyA gene encoding serine hydroxymethyltransferase, which gives rise to MDEIFSLIKEEEERQENTINLIASENYVSSGVREALSSVFMNKYAEGYPGKRYYQGNAVVDKIENLARERALEVFSLSSDEWSVNVQPLSGAQANLAVYSALVPLGETILALDLSHGGHLSHGHKVSLTGKLWKQEKFGVSRDTEMIDYDELKKIAVETKPKMIVAGFTAYPREVDFRKLREIADSVGAYLHADISHIAGLVVGGVHQSPFSVADTVMTTTHKTLRGPRGAIIFSSPEYAAKIDKAVFPGIQGGPHMNKIAAMAVAFTEALKPEFKTYAEDVAKNAKALADTLSERGLRLVSGGTDTHLLLVDTWQEGKGVSGDEAAEKLEVEGIVTNKNTIPFDERSPQSLPEFG
- the rodA gene encoding rod shape-determining protein RodA, whose translation is MFRRIAKNNYDWLIFFGVIPLVAAGLVTMYSFDATSLFFTRQIIWIGVAFIVFVLVSTIDMRFLRETRFIMLLYGVVVALLLLLFILGSTFKGATSWFDLGFLAFQPSDPAKLVLILVLAKYFSRRHVEIRDFRHIFISGLYALIIFILIFLQPDFGSSIIILAIWFGMVLVSGISKKHIAILFGVGAVAFIGLWTFVLDDFQKERVESFLHPYADISGDGYNAYQSAIAVGSGELTGKGIGYGTQSRLQFLPEYESDFIFAAFTEEWGYIGALILFFFFGVVIWRIFVNAKEGATNFETFFAVGLATMFIAHFTVHVGTNIGMLPVTGLTMPFMSYGGSHLLTEFLGLGILMSMRQYRRESKEVISQPDLLEE
- a CDS encoding GerMN domain-containing protein — its product is MNKIITIIIGIVAIALLVFVIANLSQDTDTPVNGVNNSEEQEDSVVDNDTDDPEDEDESLSDSVDIFLVDVEAAVEGEGIGCGDEMVAISRDIEPTAGVLRAALGELFSITGDEYEGYYNALDNSDLGVESASVKDGVATVYIEGDVSVGGVCDDPRFEEQIRQTVLQFSTVESAEIFVNGTPLGEIFDSQGSN
- a CDS encoding tetrahydrofolate dehydrogenase/cyclohydrolase catalytic domain-containing protein, encoding MIVDGRKIARDIESKLKKTFAAYDKEPHIDFLSFGEDPSTRSFLNIKRRVAKRIGVDLHIHELPENTIESVAEKILQSLVVGRSDGVVVQLPLPSYFNRETFLDIVPKEKDIDCLSPNALELYRKNENVFVPPVAAAVEEILSRNNIDLLDKKIAIVGYGNLVGKPVFSFAGEQRRSI
- the secF gene encoding protein translocase subunit SecF, translating into MFIARNRKIFLGIGLTLVVLSLLSVLIFGLRFSVEFTGGSIIEVSVEGNEVEKETITEAVSENLPEDRAMVQEFGDSGFVIRTPFLDEDIHAGVTNALTSIEGVTIDRESSVGPTIGSELRQKSIIAISIVVVLIVLFVAFAFRHVSKPISSWMYGGATIATLIHDITVTTGVFTILGVVAGAEVDSLFVVALLTILGYSVNDTIVVFDRIRENLRRNEEKNNEEDFETTIGHSIDQTITRSINTSLTTSLALLSLYVFGGSTTQIFALTLLVGVIAGTYSSIFFASPLLITIERWRYNRKQK